Below is a genomic region from Vibrio cortegadensis.
ACAGGTCGCAATTTGAACTGTTAAGTACTATGACTACAAATGGTAATGCTATTAGCGTACAAGATGCTCATTAGTATTTTGAGTCTGTTAAGTTAAACTATGCTCATATTTTCTCCCATACCGACTTGCATCAGTATATGGCTTATTTGCTCAGCTCCGGATTGGTCAAGAAGAGCCAAGATCATTACAGTCTTACTGATTATGGTGAATCATACATGGAATACATGAGTCGATATTCTGATTTGATCTCACAGTTGACACTCTCATAACTTGCCAGTTAACAAAGCGTTTAAGACAGATTCCCAACGCATGGCATTTTTGATTTCATCGTTGGGTCTTGTGTTTACGGTGGTATGGTTAGGTTCAGTGGCGGCGTTGCTCACTACTTAACGCGGCGTTATATGCAGGCGGAGGAAATATGCCTAATATTTATGAAATGGTCAGCGAAGCAATGTCTTATGCTGAGTCTCATGCACTTAAGGCAAGCTCGATCTTGAATAAGAAAGGGCTGGCTGAGGCTCTTGAGTACTGCCGTGAACAGGGGATCGAACCTCCACAATGTTCATTAACGGCTAAATCAGCCAATGCTGAAAATCTGCGAAATAAAGCTAAACGTATGGTTACTGAAGTTAAGTGGTGGTCTAGACGACTTGAACGAAAAGCAGCACAAAACTTTGAACATCTTCAGCGTCAAAATGGAAAAGTTACAAATATTATATCGGACGAGTCATTAGAGTATCAGCAAAGAAGAGCTAGACGCTAAAAAGCATATAACAAAGCATTTAAGACGGATTCCCAACGCTCGGCACTTTTGGTTTGCTTCAACTTCGGTGTTTACGGCAAAATTCTTTAAGTTCAGTGGTCTGCGTTGCTCACCACTTAATGCGGCGTTATAGCTCATTTTTGGTAACTTAACATACTGAAACTGTTAGATATAAATATGAAATCAAATGCTATTATCGCTAGTTTGTAGTATCAAACTAGCTTATATAACGAGGTATTCATGAATCATTTAACTATTGAAACAGTACGCGAAGTTATTGAATTGGCGGAAATTTGCTATCCAGTTACCGGGAGACCACAAGTGGTTTCTTTGTCGGATGCAATTGAAGAAGTTCCCGGTAATAGAGACCTTTATCAGAAAGTGTCTTCGTTAACTTCTGAAGAATTGGCGGAGCTACAAACTTTGATGCTAATCGGCCGAGGTGCGTCTGGCGAGAGTGCAAACGACTGGGATGGTTTATATGCTGAAGCTCTAGGTTCACAAAGTTCAGAATCCGTTGATTATGTAGCATCCAAGTATCAGTTGCCCGCATATCTTCATAATGGTCTCGTTAAACTAGGGTACTAAATAGAGCTATAACAAAGCATTTAAGAGTGATTCCCAACGCTTGGCATTTTCAGTTCAACGTTGGGTTTTGTGTTTACGGTGCAGTGGCTTAGGTCAGGTGGCAGCGTTGCTCACACCTTAATGCGGCGTTAGAAGCTTCGATAAAACTTTGAATTATAGTAACTATTTATCTTATCTCGCTTAGTTCTAAATTTCGTTTCAATCATAGTATAATTGTTCGCATTAAGATGATTATGTGAAAGTTCAAATGAGAAAAATTTATGTAACTGAAGGGGATTCATCCTCTAAAAAAGACAAATTGGCTTATCCTAAACTGGTTTTGTGTGAAAAGTGTGTAGGCAAGTACATTGTTATCAGCGAAGGCAAGCGAACTTATGATGCTTGCGTCAAATGTGGTTCTAGTGAATAAGTAATTACGTCTTTCGAATCCAAAATTCTAGGTTCTACATAACGGTTAAGAACGCTTCTAACAAACAATTTAAGAGTGACTCCTAACGCTTGCCGATTTCACTTCGATTTGAAATTTGTGTTTACGGTGCAATGGTTTAGTTTGGGTGTTATAGCGTTGTCGCACCTTAATTGGGCGTTATATTGCATAAGATTCAAAGGGTTAAATTATCCGTTTATCTTTGTTCTGCGTCCGAACTACACACCTGTTCTTTTCGTGAAAAATGCCATCAAAATGACCATCGCACGTAGAATGTTTGTCGGTTAATTAGCTACAACGTCACGCAAGTCTCCTCATTAGTAAGTTTTGCTGGCTCAAGTTCATTTTGCGCGGCTTCTTTTTCGTGGGGACTTCATTGAAAGTTGTGGCTTCAGCGCACTTTGTTGTCAGGTTTCTCGCTCGAATTCTTTGTCATTCTAGCTAATCGAAATACTCCAATTTCAACTCATTTCGCTTCTTAGCCAAGTGCGTTTTGTTGTCTATGATTGAGTTTCGAACTATTCGTTTTACTTCTGAGTTCAAAGCCAGTAGATTTGTAATTAATTCAGCACCTTGGCGCTAAACTTGGCTTCATCGTGTGGGCAATATAACAAACAATTTAAGAGTGACTCCTAACGCTTGGCGATTTCACTCTGGTTTCAATTTTGTGTTTACGGCGCAATGGTTTAGCTCAGGTTTCATAGCGTTGTCGCACCTTAATTGGGCGTTAGTCGCTTTAGCACAGTGAACCTGCTTACTAAGGAAGAAAAATGAAAGAATGGAAACAAAAATTCATACAACTAAGGTGTTTAATTTGTTCTTTTATCAAGAAGTTAATTGCTCCTCGAGGACTAAGGAATATATTAGTAGGGCATGAAAAGAAGATAAGTGTTGATGAGTTTGGTAAAATATTTATTGATCTAAATAATATCGAGTCGAGAAAAGCACTCCAGGAAAAGATAGATAGTATTCGAGAGGTAGAATTGCCATGAACACTTTTATAATTATCGTCGTGATTACTTGCGGGTATATAGTATCTCGTTATCACATGCCGTGGCGATATGTGATCGCCAGAGTAAATGGATGGGCATACTACTCATTTATCGTTGCTAGAGGTGCGGTAATATATTTACTTTCATATTTTCTCTGTTTCGCATTCCCATCCATTTACAAGTACCTCGATTTTTTCTTACCAACTAGTTTGCTTGAAAAAGTTACTGAATTTCTAAAATCGGGTGAGCAATATGATAGTTTTGTTTACCTGGTTGCTGTACTTATTTCTTTGGTTTTTGTTTTCCTAAGTCAAATTCTATATTCAAATAAATTTATACGGCTCAACTTGATTGCAAAATTAGTCGAAAGCGACAGTCGAAGAGGCTTTATACTGGAAGCGATCGCAACTTCTAATCCTATTTTAATCAGTATGAATTCGAGAAAATGTTATGTGGGTATATGTTTAGGAGAAGATTTTACTAACTATGAGCATCAGTGTATCTCAATTTTACCTTTATTATCTGGGTATCGAGATGATAAAAAGTTAACGTTGAATATAACAACAAATAATTATAGTCACTTTGTTGAAAGTGATATTTTGTCCGAAAGTTCAATAATTAATCAAAATGATTTTAAGCTTATAGTATCAATGCAGGAGATCGAAAGTATACAGTTCTTTAGTATGGGGCGTTATAAAAATGAAGAGCTAGGTGCTAGTGAAAAAAGCGACTAACAAAGCGTTTAAGACGGATTCCCAACGATTGGCATTTTTGGTTTGCTTCAGGTTTAGTGTTTACGGCACAATACTTTAAGTGCAGTGGTCTGCGTTGCTCACCACTTAACGCGGCGTTAGTTTACAAGAGTAGAAAAAGGGTTTTATTCCGAGAGCTTGTCCGGTTATTGTGATTTACACCTGTTGGTTTGCTAATCACAGGAACTTTCCGGTGGCACTATAAGGGAAGCGTTCGCGGTTAGGCAGTCACTTACTGGCTCTAACTTTTTTGTAATGGTTCTTTGGTGTGGTTTCTTGTTCTTGGTGGCTAATTCGTGAATATTGGTTTTAGTCGCACTTGGTTGTCAGGCTCATCGAACGAATCCTTTGTCAGTTTGATTGGTTTCAATTTTGGTTGTTTAGCGTATGTCGCTTCTTAGTCAAGTTCGTTTTGTTAGTTGGGTTTGAGTTTCGTAGTTTCCAGTTTTACATCTGCGTTCAAAGCCAGTAGTTTTATAACTAATTCAGCATCTTGGCGCTAAACTTTGGCTTTATCATGTAGGTAAACTAACAAGGCATTTAAGACAGATTCGCAACACTCGGCGTTTTCATTTCAAGTTGAGTTTTGTGATTACGGTACAATGGTTTAGTAAGGTGGTAGTGTTGCTCACTACTTAATGCGGCGTTAGCATTCTCACGGAGGTCATACATAAATGTCAGTAAAAAAAATGCATGGTGGTGCTACACATACTGCGGAAGAGTTTGTACTTGCTGGGTTAGCTGCAGCGAAAAGTGCAGAAAATAATAGATTAGTTGCTCCTGCCATGGTCTGCTTTGCTTTCGCTTCAGAGTTGTTTCTTAAAGGAGTGTTAGCTGAACAAGGCGTCGATCCCGGGAAAAAGCATGGTCTTTGGTACTTATATAAACGCCTTCCTGAAGATCGGAAAGATTGGGTGAGACGCATGTACATTGATTTGGTTGGTGATATTCGAAAAGAGGTTTTCGAAAACGAAATACATCGGTGGTCTAATTCGTTTGTAGAAATTAGATATTGGCATGATGAAACTTCAAAAGAGCAAGCCTATTTTGATTTCTCGAATTTTATTCCAAATCTAGCAATTAGCTTATACAACGCCTACTTGCAGGTTGAATACTTACCAATATTTGAATTTTCGCAACTGAAAGGGAAACGTGTTCAGTAGAAAACCGAATGCTAACAAAGCGTTTAAGACAGATTCGCAACACTCGGCGTTTTCAATTTCAGTGAGTTTTGTGTTTACGGTGTAATGGTTTAGGTTCAGTGGTAGCGTTGCTCACTACTTAACGCGGCGTTATAGCGCACGACCAATTTGAGTCGGATTTTCATGTTTTAGTGCTCATTGTCGCTTTCATAATGCATAGACTGAACGTGATAAATCATTAAAATATAAGTTAAATCAATTAATAGAAGTCATAACTAATGTCATTTCCTCCTTGCCCAAATTGCCAATCTGAATTTGTTTATCAAGATCAAACACATCTTGTTTGTCCCGAATGTGGCTATGAATGGAACCCAGTTGAAGAGGCTGAAAATCAATTCACAGTTCATGATGTGAATGGAAATCAGTTGGAGCAAGGCGATAAAATCACATTGGTGAAAGATCTCAAAGTTAAAGGTAGTTCTCAGAACCTTAAAATTGGCACAAAAGGTGTAATAAAGCGGATTGTGGAAGGTAAGGATCATCAATTGGATTGTAAGCTTGATGGTGCAGGCGAAATGTTTGTAACGGCAAAATACGTTAAGAAAGCGTAAGTCACTGCCCTTGAATCAGCGCTCTAACAAAGCATTTAAGAGGGATTCTCAACGCTTGGCATTTTTGCTTCTACTTCAAATTTAGTGTTTACGGTACAATGCTTTAGGTTGGGTGGAGGCGTTGTTCACCCCTTAATGCGGCGTTATGGCACAGAGGGATAATTTATTGAGTGAAGTTAGATTTTGTCCGAGCATTGCCGGAATTGGTGGTGTCGATTTTAGACCCTACATGATCGAAAATGCATACGACTATTACATGATTAGTACCACATCACCTCATCAGCGTATGGGGATCCAAACAGTAATGTGTGCACTGAGTATTGAGATTATACTCAAAAGCTTCCATACCACTGTAACTAGCAATCATGGGAAGTTAAATGAGACTTATCAGTTCAACAAGAAAGACGCTTTGCCTAAAAAGTCTAATGCTCATGACTTAATCGTATTGTACGAGGCTCTACCTGCGAATATTCAAAGTTATTTGTTTGATAGTACAGACCTCAAAGTTCTTGATAGCAACAAGGATTTGTTTACACAAAGCCGATACGCTTATGAGCAAGGTGCTAACTCTATTCATAATGATGAAATCATCAAACTAGCAGCATGCTTAATTTGCAAAATGGTATTTCTATATCGAAAGCTTGGCTGTAAAGATCCTTTCATTGAGCTTTTTGATATTGAGACGTTGTATTTCAGTAAAGTACAGTCGTTTCTTTGGTGCTCAGTGCCATAACAAATTGTTTAAGAGTGATTCTCAACGCGTGGCATTTTTAGTATGCGTTGCGTTCGGTGTTTAAGGTGGTATGCGGCGGCATCGGTATTGCGTTGCTCACACCTTAACAAGGCGTTATATTGCATAAGATTCAAAGGGTTAAATTATCCGTTTATCTTTGTTCTGCGTCCAAGCTACACACCTGTTCGTCTCGTGAAAAATGCCATCAAAATGACCATCGCACGTAGAAAGTGTGTCGGTTAATTAGCTGCAACGTCACGCAAGTCTCCTCGTTAGTAAGTTTTGTTGGCTCTAGTTCATTTTGCGCGGTTTCTTTTTGGTGGGGATTTCATTGAAAATCGTGGCTTCAGCGCACTTTGCTGTCAGGTTACTCGCTCGAATTCTTTGCTATTCTGGCTCTTCGAATGACTCTAATTTCAGCTCATTTCGTTTCTTAGCCAAGTGCGTTTTGTTGTCTATGGTTGAGTCTCGAACTATCCGTTTTACTTCTGAGTTCAGAACCAGTAGATTTGTAACCAATTCAGCACCTTGGCGCTAAACTTAACTCTGTCGTGCGGGCAATATAACAAACAATTTAAGAGTGACTCCCAACGCGTGGCGAGTTTACTCCGGTTTGAAATTTGTGTTTACGGTGTAATGGGTTAGCTTGGGTGTTATAGCGTTGTCGCACCTTAATTGGGCGTTATATTGCATAAGATTCAAGGGGTTAAATTATCCGTTTATCTTTGTTCTGCGTCCGAACTACACACCTGTTCTTTTCGTGAAAAATGCCATCAAAATGACCATCGCACGTAGAAAGTTTGACTGTTAATTAGCTGCAACGTCACGCAAGTCTCCTCGTTAGTAAGTTTTGTTGGCTCTAGTTCATTTTGCGCGGTTTCTTTTTGGTGGGAACTTCATTGAAAATCGTGGCTTCAGCGCACTTTGCTGTCAGGTTACTCGCTCGAATTCTTTGCTATTCTGGCTCTTCGAATGACTCCAATTCCAGTTAATTTCGCTTCTTAGTCAAGTGCGTTTTGTTGTCTATGATTGAGGTTCGAGCTGTCCATTTTACTTCTGAGTTCAAAGCCAGTAGATTTGTAATTAATTCAGCATCTTGGCGCTAAACTTGGCTCTGTCGTGCGGGCAATATAACAAAGCATTTAAGAGGGATTCTCAACGCTTGGCATTCTTGCATCTACTTCAAATTTAGTGTTTACGGTACAATGCTTTAGGCTGGGTGGATGCGTTGTTCACCCCTTAATGCGGCGTTAGCAGACCAGCTCAAATATATCTTTCTCAATCTTAGAGGTATTATGAAAGAATTAACAGATCAAGATATTAAGTCCTTTTTAGAGAATGAAGCTCTATATGTATCTAAAACTTTTTTACTTGAAGAAAAATCAAGAACGCATTTAGCTATTGATGAAATAGATGAGTTTTGTGAAACATGCCTTCAACTTAGGCCATTTCATGACATGAGGAGTCGAGGTGGTATTAGTCATGGACCAATTGAATATATTAAAACAGGAATTTCAGGCTTTAGTTTTACATGTGTATCATGTCGTAAAGATAAGCATATGTTTAACGTGCATAAAACGGTTGCCGACGGAAAAATAACGCTAGAAAAATTTGGTCAGTGGCCACGTAAGAAACTTGAACGTAATAAAGATCTGCAAAAATTCTTTAAAGATGATGCGGACTGTTATCAAAAAGCAATGGTTTCGTTAAGTAATGGATACGGTATTGCAGCGTTTGCATATTTTAGGCGCATTGTTGAAAATCAAATTAGTAAATTATTAGACTTAATTGAAACTGATGCAATAGCAAGTGATTTGGGAGACTCTCTATTGGAGTCAATCAATAATCTACGTAAAGAGTCTCCAATGAGCGATAAAATAAAAATTGCTCGGACTGCTCTTCCTGCTTATTTACAACCAAACGGACTTAACCCTTTGGGAAAATTGTATAAAGTCCTTAGTGAGGGAGTTCATGGCTATTCAGATGAAGAGTGCCTTGAACAGGCAGAGTCTACTAAAGCTTGTTTAGTTTTTTTAATATCTGAGCTTTCAACTCGCCAAGAAAATAGAGAAAAATTCAAAAAAATGGTTGGGAGTTTATAGCCTGCTAACAAACAATTTAAGCGTGATTCCCCACGCTTGGCATTTTTGGTTTGGGTCAAGTTCAGTGTTTACGGTGTCCAAATTGAGTGCCGTGGGAGCGTGGCTCACACCTTAATTGGGCGTTATACGCTTTTAGGAAATAATCGAATATGAACAAGTTAGTATTCAGAGTTTGTGATGAGAATAGTCCGTATTGGGCTGATCTAGAAAGGTTATTTCAAAGTGAATGGTCTGACTTTTTCTTCGTTGATACCTATAAACCTGAAGCTAATCTTCCTCCTGTTTTGGTCGCTTTGATAAACAACGAAGTTATCGGTGGATTGGCTTATTCTCGTTTTAAAGAGCCACATGGAAGTTCAGATGTCATTTGGTTTAATGCTGTCTTTGTTTCGCCAGAGTTGCGCGGCCAGGGCATTGCTAGTGAGTTGATTAATCGAGGTGTTGAGCAAGTATCAGAAACGCTTCAAAGTAATCTGTATGCTTATACAAATGTCCCCCCGTTGTACCAGTCTCTAGGTTGGTCGGTGGTTGATATTGAAAGTGAGCCAAATCATAGCGTAATGAGTATCTCACTTAGGACTTAACCACGCGTATAACAAAGCGTTTAAGACGGATTCCCAACGCTTGGCGGCTTCAGTTTTAAGATATGCATCAGTGTTTATGGCATAATGTCTTGAGTGCAGTGGTAGCGTTGTTCACCACTTAACGCGGCGTTAGGTGCTACGAGGTAAAATTGAAAAGTATCGATTATAAAGATTTAGCATCCAAGACCATGGCTGGTGTGTATGTTTGTGATGTTCCAAGTCAGACATGGTTATCAATGATGGAGTATATCATTGATAATATTGAATCCTTTTCGTTTGATACCGAGAAAATGCACAGATTTTGGATTTCAAATGGTGGACATATTCGTAGGCATGTAAGGAACGATCAATTAGTGCTCACGTGGTTGAGGTTTATACTGCCAAAATACAGCGGTGATGAACTCCGTCTTTATCGAGGTGAGTGTAAATTTCTTTATAATCAAGGTCTAATTGGCTTTTGCTGGACTCCGAAGAAAGAAGTTGCAGAGAAGTTTGCTAGTGGTTTAAATGCAATTGAATCAGGTGGTGTTTTATTGAGTGCAAAATGTGCTCCAGAAGCAATCTTGAGCGCACCTAATAGCCATAGTGCCGATTGGCTTGGTGAGTTTGAATATACCTGTGACCCAACGCAAATAAGTGACATTGAGGTTTTGCATCAATATCCAAAGTTGTAATAAGCAACACGCACCTAACAAAGCGTTTAAGACGGATTCCCAACGCATGGCGTTTTCGGCTTTCTTCAGTTTAAGTGTTTATGTCACAATGGTTTAGGCTGGGTGGTTGGCGTTGCTCACCACTTAACGCGGCGTTATATTGCATAAGATTCAAGGGGTTAAATTATCCGTTTATCTTTGTTCTGCGTTTGATCTACACACCTGTTCGTCTCGTGAAAGTTGCCATCAAAATGACCATCGCACGTAGAAAGTGTGTCGGTTAATTAGTAGCAACGTCACGCAAGTCTCCTCGTTAGTAAGTTTCGCTGGCTCAAGTTCATTTTGCGCGGCTTCTTTTTCGTGGAAGCTAAATTAAAATCGTGGTTTCAGCGCACTTTGCCGTCAGGTTTCTCGCTCGAATTCTTTGTCATTCTAGCTAATCGAATGGCTCTAATTTCAGCTCATTTCGTTTCTTAGCCAAGTGCGTTTTGTTGTCTATGATTGAGTTTCGAACTATCCGTTTTAATTCTGAGTTCAAAGCCAGTAGATTTGTAACCAATTCAGCACCTTGGCGCTAAACTTGGCTCTGTCGTGCGGGCAATATAACAAAGCGTTTAAGACGGATTCGCAACGCTTGGCGGCTTTAGTTCAAAGATATGCATCAGTGTTTATGGCATAATGTCTTGAGTGCAGTGGTAGCATTGCTCACCACTTAACGCGGCGTTAGAAGCTTCGATAAAACTTTGAATTATAGTAACTATTTATCTTATCTCGCTTAGTTCTAAATTTCGTTTCAATCATAGTATAATTGTTCGCATTAAGATGATTATGTGAAAGTTCAAATGAGAAAAATTTATGTAACTGAAGGGGATTCATCCTCTAAAAAAGACAAATTGGCTTATCCTAAACTGGTTTTGTGTGAAAAGTGTGTAGGCAAGTACATTGTTATCAGCGAAGGCAAGCGAACTTATGATGCTTGCGTCAAATGTGGTTCTAGTGAATAAGTAATTACGTCTTTCGAACCCAAAATTCTAGGTTCTACATAACGGTTAAGAACGCTTCTAACAAACAATTTAAGAGTGACTCCTAACGCTTGCCGATTTCACTTCGATTTAAAATTTGTGTTTACGATGCAATGGTTTAGTTTGGGTGTTATAGCGTTGTCGCACCTTAATTGGGCGTTAGTAGGTCAGGATGAATAAACAAAAACTCAAGCATCTAATTCACCAAGTTCCAGAGTTGCTCGAAACAGCTGAAGTGTGCCTGGAAGTAGGGTTGCCAAACTTTTATATTGCAGGCGGTGCTATTACTCAAATCATCTGGAATAGTATCGAAAGTAAACCGCTTCTTGCTCAAGTTAAAGACTTTGATGTTGTCTATTTTGACGGCTCTAATCATGCTAACGAAGATGAATTCAAAAATCGTATTTGTTCACGGTTAAGTCATGGTGTCGTCGACGTTGATGTAAAAAACCAAGCAATCATACATGAGCGATATTCCAAGAAGTTTGGCTGTTCCATACAGGCATACGAGCGGGTTGAACAAGGTATCGAATCTTGGCTTTCTGCCTTTGCTATTGGGTTCACACTAGATAGCTCAGGAAACATTAAGTTGTTTTCCCCTTATGGGTTAGAGGACGCATTTAATATGTTGATCAAACCTAACAAAAAAGCAATGACAGAAGCTAACTACAACAAAATGACCGCTGGCTATAAGGCTAGGTGGCATAACGTACAGGTGCTCCCTTGGAGTTGACCTACTAACAAACAATTTAAGAGGGATTCTCAACGCTTGGTATTTTTGCTTCTACTTCAATTTTAGTGTTTACGGTACAATGCGTTAGGTAGGGTGGTAGCGTTGTTCACCCCTTAATTGGGCGTTATGTGCTAGGAGGGAAACGTGGACAAAATCGTTATTTCACAATTAGTTGATAGTGATCGAAGTGCTGTGTTTGACTTGCTTCAAAACGAGCAAACTATGGAGTTTTTGGGACCAAGAAGACCTTTGACTGATGCAG
It encodes:
- a CDS encoding GNAT family N-acetyltransferase, translating into MNKLVFRVCDENSPYWADLERLFQSEWSDFFFVDTYKPEANLPPVLVALINNEVIGGLAYSRFKEPHGSSDVIWFNAVFVSPELRGQGIASELINRGVEQVSETLQSNLYAYTNVPPLYQSLGWSVVDIESEPNHSVMSISLRT
- a CDS encoding DUF3775 domain-containing protein, with product MNHLTIETVREVIELAEICYPVTGRPQVVSLSDAIEEVPGNRDLYQKVSSLTSEELAELQTLMLIGRGASGESANDWDGLYAEALGSQSSESVDYVASKYQLPAYLHNGLVKLGY
- a CDS encoding HEPN domain-containing protein, encoding MSVKKMHGGATHTAEEFVLAGLAAAKSAENNRLVAPAMVCFAFASELFLKGVLAEQGVDPGKKHGLWYLYKRLPEDRKDWVRRMYIDLVGDIRKEVFENEIHRWSNSFVEIRYWHDETSKEQAYFDFSNFIPNLAISLYNAYLQVEYLPIFEFSQLKGKRVQ
- a CDS encoding nucleotidyltransferase family protein; the protein is MNKQKLKHLIHQVPELLETAEVCLEVGLPNFYIAGGAITQIIWNSIESKPLLAQVKDFDVVYFDGSNHANEDEFKNRICSRLSHGVVDVDVKNQAIIHERYSKKFGCSIQAYERVEQGIESWLSAFAIGFTLDSSGNIKLFSPYGLEDAFNMLIKPNKKAMTEANYNKMTAGYKARWHNVQVLPWS
- a CDS encoding zinc ribbon domain-containing protein YjdM, whose protein sequence is MSFPPCPNCQSEFVYQDQTHLVCPECGYEWNPVEEAENQFTVHDVNGNQLEQGDKITLVKDLKVKGSSQNLKIGTKGVIKRIVEGKDHQLDCKLDGAGEMFVTAKYVKKA